From a single Nitrospirae bacterium YQR-1 genomic region:
- a CDS encoding cbb3-type cytochrome c oxidase subunit I yields MSTVNLRSRLNRGIKKLNTAYPKGAAGVSGTPLGLPINYRVCYSRDTLIVFFNGRCLRGVDRVSLVRGWLFLGISSLVFAGLLSVILVFSRTPYVQNIFPLIKDFKVALVVHVDLSVLIWFVAFAGVLWSTYGSGRLLWLGYVSLFFCAFGTLTIALSPFLGSGHALMNNYIPVLNEKFFLAGLIIFLFGFFILSLRSLIVIRVQEAFKSLDAAVQLGLKLSGFIGIMSVLAIVYTYFKIPSGLDETKYYEILFWGGGHIMQFMHTLLMLIAWVLLACKCGIDFPKLPSWFFSVVFLVVFIGSMVSPCIFMTAAVETVRFREAFTTLMEWGIGYSVVIVALMVLYGLIKRKEKHNNHLLAALMSSVLLFGAGGMIGYLINGVNVTIPAHYHGAIVGVTLAYMGLTYLYLPGLGFSNVTVKLAALQAYLYGAGQLMHISGLAWAGGYNVQRKVTGMEQGLDTVKKIAGMSLMGLGGVVAVLGGFLFLYVTLRALRRSGTGGAGI; encoded by the coding sequence ATGAGTACGGTAAACCTGAGGAGCCGGTTAAACAGGGGCATTAAAAAGTTAAACACAGCTTACCCCAAAGGAGCAGCCGGAGTTTCCGGTACTCCTTTGGGGCTTCCAATAAATTACAGGGTATGTTATAGTAGGGATACATTAATTGTTTTTTTTAACGGGAGGTGTTTAAGAGGCGTGGACAGGGTATCTCTTGTCAGAGGGTGGTTGTTTCTCGGCATATCGAGTCTTGTTTTTGCAGGGTTGCTTTCGGTAATTCTGGTTTTTTCAAGGACCCCTTATGTGCAAAATATATTTCCTTTGATTAAAGACTTCAAAGTGGCTCTTGTGGTGCATGTGGATTTATCCGTGCTGATATGGTTTGTAGCTTTTGCCGGTGTTTTGTGGAGCACCTATGGGAGTGGGAGGTTATTATGGTTAGGGTATGTGTCATTGTTTTTCTGTGCATTTGGGACACTGACGATAGCGCTTAGTCCGTTTTTAGGCTCCGGCCATGCTCTTATGAACAATTACATACCGGTTTTAAATGAAAAGTTTTTTTTGGCTGGTTTAATTATTTTTTTATTTGGCTTTTTTATTCTCTCACTGCGGAGTTTAATAGTGATAAGGGTGCAAGAGGCCTTCAAAAGTTTGGATGCCGCAGTGCAGCTAGGTCTTAAACTGAGCGGCTTTATAGGGATTATGTCAGTGCTTGCAATAGTTTATACATACTTTAAGATACCCTCGGGACTGGATGAGACAAAGTACTATGAGATACTGTTTTGGGGAGGTGGGCATATAATGCAGTTTATGCACACATTGTTAATGCTGATAGCGTGGGTACTGCTGGCCTGCAAGTGCGGCATTGACTTTCCTAAACTACCGTCCTGGTTTTTTAGTGTTGTTTTTTTGGTTGTTTTTATCGGCTCTATGGTAAGTCCCTGCATTTTCATGACCGCCGCTGTGGAAACCGTGCGGTTCAGGGAGGCATTCACTACACTTATGGAGTGGGGGATTGGTTACTCTGTGGTAATAGTGGCGCTAATGGTACTTTATGGTTTAATAAAGAGAAAAGAGAAACACAATAACCATCTGCTTGCAGCACTTATGAGTTCTGTATTATTATTTGGTGCCGGAGGGATGATTGGATATTTGATAAATGGCGTAAACGTAACGATACCAGCCCACTATCACGGGGCGATAGTGGGAGTAACGCTTGCCTATATGGGGCTTACTTATTTATATTTGCCGGGGTTGGGGTTTAGTAATGTAACAGTTAAGTTGGCGGCATTACAAGCGTATCTTTATGGTGCAGGGCAGTTGATGCATATTTCAGGGCTGGCATGGGCGGGAGGTTATAATGTGCAAAGAAAGGTTACAGGTATGGAGCAGGGGCTTGATACGGTAAAAAAAATTGCCGGCATGTCTCTTATGGGTTTAGGGGGTGTTGTTGCAGTGTTAGGAGGTTTTTTATTTCTTTATGTTACGCTAAGAGCGTTGCGTAGAAGCGGCACAGGTGGAGCCGGAATTTAG
- a CDS encoding cbb3-type cytochrome c oxidase subunit I, whose amino-acid sequence MNEPKGFKSWLFTTDHKKIAIMYLVTAMVFFVVGLLLATVMRTEMLDQSKQVIIGPELYNVAFTIHGAAMVLFWMIPVVLGFFANYLVPLMIGAHDVAFPRLNALSFWFYVGAGLIAVMALVMPGRLDIGWTGYPPYSLKTSANTAFYVFAVHMLGASSIAGAVNFITTIITMRAPGMTWGRLNLTVWGLLGGFIIQLIGVPVLAAAVTLLLFDKYLGTSFYDAFKGGSPILYEHLFWFYAHPAVYVVALPVFGIVSDIISTFSQKKVYGYTSMAIAIMIITVLGFETWIHHLYVAGTVNWSRVVFMWATILIGVPTGIKTFNWLATLHKGSIDLKTPMLHALGFISLFTIGGVTGIANGSLGFDIHVHDTHWVVAHFHYVLAISMSMLCIGGIYYWFPKFTGKMYSEPLGKFAFWLTLIGAMIAFLPQFHLGLDGIPRRYWKVPIRYAGEMRIASIFSYIAILGFVLTIVNFIKSAISGPKAPSNPWNSKSLEWQIPSPPPFYNFEKIPVITEGPYEYGKPEEPVKQGH is encoded by the coding sequence ATGAATGAGCCTAAGGGATTTAAGTCGTGGCTTTTCACCACAGACCATAAAAAGATAGCGATAATGTATCTTGTAACTGCAATGGTGTTTTTTGTAGTCGGGCTGTTGCTGGCAACAGTGATGAGAACAGAGATGCTTGACCAGAGCAAACAGGTGATAATAGGGCCGGAGCTCTATAATGTGGCATTTACAATTCACGGGGCCGCCATGGTGCTTTTTTGGATGATACCGGTAGTGTTAGGGTTCTTTGCAAACTATTTGGTGCCTCTTATGATAGGAGCGCATGATGTGGCATTCCCGCGGTTGAATGCGCTAAGTTTTTGGTTTTATGTGGGGGCGGGGCTTATAGCTGTGATGGCTCTCGTTATGCCGGGAAGGCTTGACATTGGATGGACCGGGTATCCGCCGTATTCCCTAAAAACATCAGCCAACACGGCATTTTACGTTTTTGCCGTTCACATGCTTGGAGCGTCAAGTATTGCCGGCGCTGTTAATTTCATTACAACAATAATAACAATGAGAGCGCCCGGGATGACCTGGGGCAGGCTTAACCTAACCGTGTGGGGTCTTTTGGGGGGTTTTATAATTCAGTTGATAGGAGTACCGGTGCTTGCGGCGGCGGTAACTCTTCTGCTTTTTGACAAGTACCTTGGCACATCTTTCTATGATGCTTTCAAGGGCGGCTCCCCAATCCTCTACGAGCATCTTTTCTGGTTCTATGCCCACCCGGCCGTCTATGTTGTAGCGCTTCCGGTCTTTGGAATAGTATCGGATATTATCTCAACATTTTCACAGAAGAAGGTCTATGGTTATACAAGCATGGCCATTGCCATTATGATTATCACAGTGCTTGGGTTTGAAACATGGATACACCACTTGTATGTTGCAGGCACGGTGAACTGGTCAAGAGTGGTTTTCATGTGGGCAACGATTTTAATTGGTGTTCCTACCGGAATAAAGACTTTCAACTGGTTGGCCACCCTTCATAAGGGCTCTATTGATTTAAAAACCCCGATGCTCCATGCCCTTGGGTTTATATCACTTTTTACGATAGGCGGTGTAACCGGTATTGCCAACGGCTCTCTTGGTTTTGACATCCACGTGCATGACACCCACTGGGTGGTTGCACACTTCCACTACGTGCTGGCAATTAGTATGTCCATGCTGTGTATTGGTGGAATTTACTATTGGTTTCCTAAATTTACAGGGAAGATGTATAGTGAGCCGCTGGGGAAATTCGCTTTTTGGCTTACACTGATTGGGGCTATGATAGCTTTTTTACCGCAGTTTCATCTGGGCTTAGACGGAATCCCCAGGAGGTACTGGAAAGTGCCGATAAGGTATGCAGGAGAGATGAGAATAGCTTCCATTTTTTCCTACATTGCAATACTCGGGTTTGTGCTGACAATAGTTAACTTCATAAAGTCAGCCATAAGCGGCCCAAAGGCCCCGTCAAATCCATGGAATTCAAAGTCACTTGAATGGCAGATTCCCTCGCCGCCGCCTTTTTATAATTTTGAGAAAATCCCTGTGATAACTGAGGGACCGTATGAGTACGGTAAACCTGAGGAGCCGGTTAAACAGGGGCATTAA
- a CDS encoding Crp/Fnr family transcriptional regulator: MVKGDSTKKRQKAHSCNKDQLRLLPCLSEFSDDDLDDIGKKSFVKKYCKNDFVFLASDEVKFFFIIESGAIKLYKNSVEGREIVIRVMEMGEHFCCAPIYVDNKNMVNAVAVEDTTVLAIPVDDFTAMLFNGLSDFGLKILRTLCSRVKHLSSIVENITFKDVEMRVLKVLVDSADRKNPEAETVPLTLTHQEIAAMTGTVREVVSRTMSRLRKCGIVTSGNQREFIINKYLAAEHLKS; encoded by the coding sequence ATGGTAAAGGGTGATAGTACAAAGAAAAGACAAAAAGCACACAGTTGTAATAAAGATCAACTCCGCCTGCTTCCATGTCTTTCTGAGTTTAGTGATGATGATCTTGACGATATAGGGAAAAAATCATTTGTCAAAAAATACTGTAAAAATGATTTTGTTTTTCTGGCATCAGATGAGGTTAAGTTTTTCTTTATTATAGAAAGTGGCGCAATAAAACTTTATAAGAACTCTGTAGAGGGCAGGGAAATAGTAATTAGAGTGATGGAGATGGGGGAGCATTTCTGCTGCGCACCTATTTATGTGGATAATAAAAATATGGTAAATGCCGTAGCAGTAGAGGATACAACAGTGCTGGCGATACCGGTGGATGATTTTACAGCTATGCTGTTTAACGGTCTGTCTGATTTTGGATTAAAAATATTAAGAACCCTTTGTTCACGTGTCAAGCACTTATCGTCTATAGTTGAAAATATTACTTTTAAAGATGTAGAGATGAGAGTGTTAAAAGTTTTGGTAGATTCAGCGGACCGTAAAAATCCTGAAGCTGAGACCGTCCCTCTGACCTTAACTCATCAGGAAATAGCCGCCATGACGGGAACAGTACGGGAGGTGGTTTCACGGACGATGAGCAGGTTAAGGAAATGCGGCATTGTGACAAGCGGCAACCAGAGAGAGTTTATAATTAATAAGTACCTTGCTGCAGAGCATTTAAAGTCATAG